A genomic segment from Aegilops tauschii subsp. strangulata cultivar AL8/78 chromosome 1, Aet v6.0, whole genome shotgun sequence encodes:
- the LOC141030817 gene encoding uncharacterized protein: MFPSTGCIDQVNNAPPSGVQVVEYGPYIQELFNYRNTKFGYKPFMLHHCYKELCKNEKWIQKITETTPKRSRLSISVEEDNEVDKDANNRPEGNKIAKQIKKINAFGGTYKEELMAMIETKKVLAAERKEEKMARWNELKMLEDGKWKAELEAKERKMKGEEHRLALEEERIRGAKKAEERAIMFMNPYTMDETARKYWELTHGEILEASL, from the coding sequence atgttTCCCAGCACTGGTTGCATCGATCAGGTGAATAATGCACCACCAAGCGGTGTGCAAGTGGTGGAGTATGGCCCCTACATCCAAGAACTATTCAACTATAGGAACACCAAGTTCGGCTACAAGCCCTTCATGTTGCATCATTGCTACAAAGAGCTATGCAAGAATGAGAAGTGGATCCAAAAAATCACGGAGACCACTCCAAAGAGATCAAGGTTGAGCATATCTGTTGAGGAGGACAACGAGGTTGACAAAGATGCCAACAATAGACCAGAAGGAAACAAGATTGCAAAACAAATAAAGAAGATAAATGCATTCGGTGGCACTTACAAAGAAGAACTTATGGCCATGATTGAGACCAAGAAGGTGTTGGCGGCCGAACGCAAAGAAGAGAAGATGGCAAGGTGGAATGAGCTCAAGATGTTGGAAGATGGGAAGTGGAAGGCCGAATTGGAGGCCAAAGAGAGAAAGATGAAGGGGGAGGAGCATAGGCTTGCACTTGAGGAGGAGAGGATTCGTGGTGCCAAGAAGGCTGAAGAACGTGCTATCATGTTCATGAATCCATACACAATGGATGAAACCGCAAGGAAGTATTGGGAGCTCACTCATGGAGAGATCTTAGAAGCCTCTCTTTAG